Proteins encoded by one window of Porphyromonas vaginalis:
- the glmS gene encoding methylaspartate mutase subunit S has translation MNQKTIVTGVIGADAHAVGNKIIAYALNNAGYKVVNLGVMVSQEEYIEAALETKADAILVSSLYGHGEIDCQGLREKCDEAGLKGIPLVAGGNLVVGKQDFADVESRFMAMGFTKVYPPGTPIETTIAYLDSILADK, from the coding sequence ATGAATCAAAAAACTATAGTCACGGGTGTGATTGGTGCTGACGCACATGCTGTCGGCAACAAGATCATCGCCTATGCCCTCAACAATGCAGGGTACAAAGTGGTTAACCTCGGTGTCATGGTCTCTCAAGAAGAGTACATAGAGGCAGCACTAGAGACTAAAGCGGATGCGATCCTTGTCTCTTCGCTCTATGGACATGGTGAGATCGACTGTCAGGGACTTCGCGAGAAGTGCGATGAGGCTGGTCTCAAGGGCATCCCACTAGTGGCCGGAGGCAATCTGGTCGTGGGTAAGCAGGACTTTGCCGATGTGGAGTCTCGCTTTATGGCGATGGGCTTTACCAAGGTTTATCCTCCTGGCACACCAATCGAGACTACCATCGCTTATCTAGACTCAATCCTCGCAGATAAATAA
- a CDS encoding acyclic terpene utilization AtuA family protein: MTPITDEIRVLSTTAILGYGFPEASFREGMKRKPHVIAADAGSTDPGPYYLGAGVSFTDRNSVKRDLEIMIQAGVENKVPVVIGSAGGSGANAHVDWVLEIVREIIADKKLSLRLAVIRSEFDKETILREFDKGHITPLAPAPEATKKDIEDSVRIVAQMGEEPFVEALKGGADVIIAGRSYDPSVFACLPIKEGFDRALALHMGKILECAAICALPGSGSDCMFGYLRKDHFVLEPLSKDRKCTTLSVAGHTLYEKTDPYHLPGPGGALDLHGCHFEQIDDNKVKISGTVFEPTDGYFLKLEGTRLVGYRTISVAATTDPIMISKIDSIIESVKARVKDNFDNYGIKDYYLDFKIYGKNGVMSMFEGIDGHIGSELMVVIEAVAKTQKEADTICSFARSTMLHFGYEGRIATAGNLAFPFSPSDCHMGEVYEFSLYHLLKVEDPKQYFPVEYIEYADGQRK, from the coding sequence ATGACTCCAATAACAGACGAAATAAGAGTACTCTCCACGACAGCGATCCTCGGATATGGATTTCCCGAGGCATCCTTTCGTGAGGGAATGAAGCGCAAGCCCCACGTCATCGCAGCAGATGCTGGTTCGACAGATCCAGGTCCTTACTATCTAGGGGCTGGCGTGAGCTTCACCGATCGCAACTCCGTGAAGCGTGACCTAGAGATCATGATCCAGGCCGGTGTCGAGAACAAGGTCCCCGTAGTCATCGGCTCTGCCGGTGGCTCTGGTGCCAATGCTCATGTGGACTGGGTGCTAGAGATAGTACGTGAGATCATTGCTGACAAGAAGCTCTCGCTACGCCTAGCCGTCATCCGCTCTGAGTTTGACAAAGAGACCATCCTCCGTGAGTTTGACAAGGGACACATCACGCCCCTAGCACCAGCTCCCGAGGCTACAAAGAAGGACATCGAAGATTCCGTCCGCATCGTCGCTCAGATGGGCGAGGAGCCTTTTGTAGAGGCTCTCAAGGGTGGCGCTGACGTCATCATTGCAGGCCGTTCGTACGACCCCAGCGTCTTTGCTTGTCTACCGATCAAGGAGGGCTTTGACCGTGCACTCGCACTGCACATGGGTAAGATCCTCGAGTGCGCTGCTATCTGCGCATTGCCCGGTAGCGGTAGTGACTGTATGTTTGGCTATCTGCGCAAGGATCACTTTGTCCTTGAGCCACTTTCCAAGGATCGTAAGTGTACGACCCTCTCCGTAGCTGGTCACACGCTTTATGAGAAGACCGATCCTTACCATCTCCCTGGTCCTGGTGGTGCGCTCGATCTGCACGGATGTCACTTCGAGCAGATTGACGACAACAAGGTCAAGATCTCCGGTACCGTCTTCGAGCCCACCGATGGCTACTTCCTCAAGCTCGAGGGTACCCGTCTCGTAGGCTACCGCACCATCTCTGTTGCGGCTACGACAGACCCGATCATGATCAGCAAGATCGACTCCATCATCGAGAGTGTCAAGGCTCGTGTCAAGGACAACTTCGACAACTACGGCATCAAGGACTACTACCTCGACTTCAAGATCTACGGCAAGAACGGCGTCATGAGTATGTTTGAGGGTATCGATGGGCATATAGGCTCTGAGCTTATGGTCGTCATCGAGGCAGTCGCTAAAACGCAGAAGGAGGCCGACACGATCTGTAGCTTCGCACGTAGTACGATGCTACACTTCGGCTACGAGGGACGTATCGCTACGGCGGGCAACCTCGCCTTCCCCTTCTCGCCCTCAGACTGCCACATGGGTGAGGTCTACGAGTTTAGCCTCTATCACCTGCTCAAGGTGGAGGACCCCAAGCAGTACTTCCCCGTTGAGTATATAGAGTATGCTGATGGTCAGCGTAAATAA
- a CDS encoding phosphatase PAP2 family protein, with amino-acid sequence MVEQLALWERDAFLAINAAHTPYWDAFMYLISSRWPWIAVAFGLVIFLFAKKPLRESILLVLMIALLITVADQLSSGLIKPYFERLRPSYHPLTADLVQSVYGYKAWGYGFISGHATNFMALAMFTALAFRNRWYTAVVFALGLTTAYSRVYLGVHFITDVVPGACVGLLLGYLVYLLYRWLRVKLYNVHPSEPQSRLCASTIGYLTAFLCVFILFLFAFAGELMGVMKGQAGW; translated from the coding sequence ATGGTTGAGCAGTTAGCACTCTGGGAGCGAGACGCTTTTTTAGCCATCAATGCGGCGCACACGCCTTATTGGGACGCTTTTATGTATCTCATCTCTTCGCGCTGGCCGTGGATCGCCGTTGCTTTCGGACTGGTCATCTTTCTTTTTGCCAAGAAGCCGCTTCGCGAGTCGATCCTCCTCGTCTTGATGATTGCTCTCTTGATTACCGTAGCCGACCAACTCTCCAGCGGCTTGATCAAGCCTTACTTCGAGCGGCTGCGTCCCTCTTATCATCCACTTACGGCAGACCTGGTGCAGTCCGTCTACGGCTACAAAGCGTGGGGCTACGGCTTCATCTCAGGGCATGCGACGAACTTTATGGCACTGGCGATGTTTACCGCATTGGCCTTCCGCAATCGTTGGTACACGGCGGTGGTCTTCGCGCTGGGACTGACCACAGCTTATAGTCGCGTCTATCTAGGCGTGCACTTTATCACAGATGTGGTGCCTGGCGCTTGTGTGGGACTGCTGCTGGGGTATCTCGTCTATCTGCTCTATCGCTGGCTACGTGTGAAGCTCTACAACGTACACCCCTCGGAGCCTCAGAGTCGTCTCTGCGCCTCCACGATCGGATATCTGACCGCATTCCTGTGCGTCTTTATCCTCTTCCTATTTGCTTTTGCCGGCGAGCTGATGGGCGTGATGAAAGGGCAGGCGGGCTGGTAG
- a CDS encoding DUF4387 domain-containing protein, with amino-acid sequence MTQHKLMDIASVIRSKNSGPYEITFDIIFKDFDIYNQVKAAKAITEQTFCDLYHIKPDHIVKIVYFDPAKAIKCTIVRPIPSGNLGERDVYGAQQHAPLMGLSIQY; translated from the coding sequence ATGACACAGCACAAGTTAATGGATATAGCCTCCGTCATCCGGAGCAAAAACTCGGGTCCCTATGAGATCACCTTCGATATCATCTTCAAGGACTTCGATATATATAATCAGGTGAAGGCAGCTAAGGCGATCACCGAGCAGACTTTCTGTGATCTCTATCACATCAAGCCTGACCACATCGTCAAGATTGTCTACTTCGACCCAGCCAAGGCGATCAAGTGTACCATCGTCCGCCCCATCCCTTCGGGCAACCTCGGTGAGCGTGACGTCTACGGTGCGCAGCAGCATGCGCCTCTGATGGGTCTCTCCATCCAGTACTAA
- a CDS encoding TonB-dependent receptor, producing MVKRLSLIITALALLLASSISALAQVQVTGTVLEEGSDEPMPSVAVYTDGGASGTYTEGNGSFQLNVAAGSQLTVSFIGYETLTLRVPASARGSYDFGKVYIATSAIGLDEVRVIASVVPKDRLTPVPVSNVTMKAIQTQAPNIEFPELLKATPSVYVTKGGGGFGDSRINLRGFDSNNIGVLINGVPINDMESGKVYWSNWAGLNDVSSFIQVQRGLGASKLGLSSVGGTINMVTKSTDAKKGGSIYTGIGNDGFLKTSFNVSTGLMDNGWAISLAGSRSQGDGYVRGTNFVGWSYFVNVSKRINDHHRLSFTAFGAPQWHNQRGQMYLIEDYHNAPEGRRLNRGYGYMNGQIEGGAYARNFYHKPQISLNHYWDINKESSIYTSVYASISQGGGRRIRGAKTDWLTLDYNTGRPKDPAAFMGTPDGLLDFDRVMEANKASNNGSQLIFSNAVNSHNWYGLLSYYTNKFSDLFKLTAGFDGRFYQGIHREVIDNLLGGDYYIEPQNSSTKLMYHKPYQPLKVGDHIQFDNIGEVLWNGLFAQGEFTGENFNAFISGAISHKGYRYVNLGGTGEKYDALTPPDKIVSPWATYLPWSVKAGASYKFLEHSNVFVNAGYFTIAPYFRNVFFRYNTTINTGAKYERVFTGEVGYGFKMQNLRIDLNGYYTKWLDKSLTRNMGNNTTANISGLDARHAGVELEATYTPIKPLDIRFMFSWGDWIWADDVKADVFDDAQQYVGTINAFVKGVHVGNSAQMTSALGISWEALKDFRLKADLNYAGKNYADFDPTNRTKETDKVDAWRLPDYVTLDLGANYRFNIGSCDATVYINVNNVTNTEYISDARDGKNHDMKSALVYYGFGTNWATGLRINF from the coding sequence ATGGTGAAACGCTTATCACTTATCATCACAGCACTCGCACTCCTACTAGCGAGTAGCATCTCGGCACTTGCGCAGGTGCAGGTGACGGGTACAGTACTAGAGGAGGGCTCAGACGAGCCTATGCCTAGTGTAGCGGTCTACACAGATGGAGGAGCATCGGGGACCTACACAGAGGGCAATGGATCCTTCCAGCTCAATGTGGCGGCCGGTAGTCAGCTCACCGTGAGCTTCATAGGCTATGAGACCTTGACGCTACGGGTCCCAGCATCGGCTCGGGGTAGCTATGACTTTGGCAAGGTCTACATAGCTACCAGTGCCATCGGACTAGACGAGGTGCGCGTCATCGCATCGGTCGTTCCCAAGGATCGACTGACACCAGTGCCCGTCTCCAACGTTACGATGAAAGCGATCCAGACGCAAGCTCCAAACATTGAGTTCCCCGAGCTACTCAAAGCGACTCCCTCAGTCTACGTGACCAAGGGTGGCGGCGGCTTTGGCGACTCCCGCATCAACCTGCGTGGCTTCGACTCTAATAATATAGGTGTCCTGATCAACGGTGTGCCTATCAATGATATGGAGTCAGGCAAAGTCTACTGGTCCAACTGGGCTGGCCTCAACGACGTCAGCAGCTTCATCCAGGTGCAGCGTGGTCTAGGTGCCTCTAAGCTAGGCCTCTCGTCCGTCGGTGGTACCATCAATATGGTGACCAAGAGCACCGATGCCAAGAAGGGCGGTAGCATCTACACAGGTATAGGTAATGACGGCTTCCTCAAGACCTCCTTTAATGTCTCTACAGGCCTTATGGACAATGGCTGGGCCATCTCTCTCGCAGGCTCTCGTAGCCAAGGCGACGGCTACGTCCGTGGTACTAACTTCGTCGGCTGGAGTTACTTCGTCAACGTCTCTAAGCGCATCAACGACCACCACCGTCTATCCTTCACCGCCTTCGGAGCACCTCAATGGCACAACCAGCGTGGACAGATGTACCTCATCGAGGACTATCACAACGCTCCTGAGGGTCGTCGCCTCAACCGTGGTTACGGCTATATGAACGGACAAATCGAGGGCGGTGCCTACGCTCGCAACTTCTACCACAAGCCTCAGATCTCCCTCAACCACTACTGGGATATCAATAAGGAGAGCAGCATCTACACCTCCGTCTACGCCTCTATCTCTCAGGGTGGTGGCCGTCGCATACGTGGTGCTAAGACGGACTGGCTCACACTCGACTACAACACCGGTAGGCCGAAAGACCCCGCAGCCTTTATGGGTACTCCCGATGGCTTGCTAGACTTCGATCGTGTTATGGAGGCCAATAAGGCTTCCAACAACGGCTCGCAGCTTATCTTCAGCAATGCGGTAAACTCGCACAACTGGTACGGCCTACTCTCCTACTACACCAATAAGTTTAGCGACCTCTTCAAGCTGACCGCCGGCTTCGACGGACGCTTCTACCAGGGCATCCACCGTGAGGTCATCGACAACCTACTCGGTGGTGACTACTACATCGAGCCTCAGAACTCATCGACCAAGCTCATGTACCACAAGCCCTACCAGCCTCTCAAGGTGGGCGACCATATCCAGTTTGACAACATCGGTGAGGTCTTGTGGAACGGACTCTTCGCACAGGGTGAGTTCACAGGCGAAAACTTCAACGCCTTCATCTCTGGTGCTATCTCGCACAAGGGCTATCGCTATGTCAACCTCGGCGGTACGGGCGAAAAGTACGACGCGCTGACCCCTCCCGACAAGATTGTCTCTCCGTGGGCTACTTACCTGCCTTGGAGCGTTAAGGCTGGTGCCAGCTACAAGTTCCTCGAGCACAGCAACGTCTTCGTCAATGCGGGTTACTTCACCATTGCGCCATACTTCCGCAATGTCTTCTTCCGCTACAACACGACCATCAATACGGGCGCTAAGTATGAGCGCGTCTTCACGGGCGAGGTCGGCTACGGCTTTAAGATGCAAAACCTTCGCATCGATCTCAACGGCTACTACACCAAGTGGCTGGACAAGAGCCTCACACGCAATATGGGCAACAACACAACGGCCAATATCTCTGGTCTAGATGCTCGCCACGCGGGCGTCGAGCTGGAGGCTACCTACACGCCGATCAAGCCGCTTGACATTCGCTTCATGTTCTCTTGGGGCGACTGGATCTGGGCTGACGATGTCAAGGCTGATGTCTTTGATGATGCGCAGCAGTATGTCGGCACGATCAATGCTTTTGTCAAGGGGGTACACGTGGGCAACTCAGCTCAGATGACCTCTGCACTCGGTATCTCGTGGGAGGCCCTCAAGGACTTCCGCCTCAAGGCTGACCTCAACTACGCCGGCAAGAACTACGCAGACTTTGACCCGACGAACCGCACCAAGGAGACCGACAAGGTGGATGCTTGGCGCCTACCCGACTACGTCACGCTAGACCTCGGAGCTAACTACCGCTTTAACATCGGCTCTTGTGACGCTACCGTCTACATCAATGTCAACAACGTGACCAACACCGAGTACATCTCTGATGCTCGCGATGGTAAGAACCACGACATGAAGTCAGCACTCGTCTACTACGGCTTTGGCACGAACTGGGCGACTGGTCTACGCATTAACTTCTAA
- the glmL gene encoding methylaspartate mutase accessory protein GlmL: MHYLTVDFGSTYTKLTLIDVARAEIVATASAFTTITTDVLEGFNNAWQKILAQHPDAHYDRLLSCSSAAGGLKMVALGLVPSLTSKAAKMAASSAGAKVVKTYAYEISHAEQEEIYEINPDLVLLCGGTDGGNKEVILANARRLAEIDRPFAIIAAGNKSASYDLEEIFAQCDKKCVVTENVMPEFGQINILPARQCIMDLFISRIIDAKGLGEVQKRAELEIIPTPFAVLKACELLSKGIDEEHPGWGDLMAVDLGGATTDIYSMTDGAPSMDNVLIKGIPEPYSKRTVEGDLGMRYSLKALEDETDVKTLARAYSVTPEAIIDWVERCAASPDTVAEPGSQEQVIEEALAYSAVDIAVERHAGVISKVYTPIGEMFTLVGKDLTQVPRLIGIGGALINSTDPARILSGSRFNPQRYEYAKPKEPQFYLDKRYIIASMGLLSQVAPEVALTILQREVLPI; this comes from the coding sequence ATGCACTATCTTACGGTAGACTTCGGTAGTACCTACACGAAGTTGACTCTGATAGATGTAGCGCGTGCGGAGATAGTGGCGACAGCCTCTGCCTTTACCACCATCACAACGGATGTGCTGGAGGGCTTTAACAACGCTTGGCAGAAGATACTGGCGCAGCACCCTGATGCTCACTACGACCGCCTCCTCTCTTGTAGTAGTGCGGCGGGTGGACTCAAGATGGTTGCGCTGGGGCTGGTCCCCTCGCTCACATCTAAGGCGGCCAAGATGGCTGCTTCCTCGGCGGGTGCTAAGGTGGTCAAGACCTACGCCTATGAGATCTCTCACGCCGAGCAGGAGGAGATCTATGAGATTAATCCTGACCTAGTACTACTCTGCGGTGGTACCGATGGCGGTAACAAGGAGGTAATCCTAGCTAATGCGCGCCGTCTGGCAGAGATCGATAGACCCTTTGCGATTATCGCTGCGGGCAATAAGTCCGCCTCTTATGATCTAGAGGAAATCTTCGCTCAGTGCGACAAGAAGTGCGTTGTTACGGAGAATGTGATGCCTGAGTTTGGTCAGATCAACATCCTGCCCGCTCGTCAGTGCATTATGGATCTCTTCATCAGTCGCATCATCGATGCTAAGGGACTGGGCGAGGTGCAGAAGCGTGCCGAGCTGGAGATTATCCCGACGCCCTTTGCGGTCCTCAAGGCTTGTGAGTTACTGAGCAAAGGCATTGACGAGGAGCACCCTGGTTGGGGCGACCTGATGGCTGTAGACCTTGGTGGAGCTACGACCGACATTTACTCGATGACTGACGGAGCTCCGTCGATGGACAATGTCCTGATCAAGGGCATCCCCGAGCCTTACAGTAAGCGCACCGTAGAGGGTGACCTCGGTATGCGCTATAGCTTGAAGGCACTGGAGGACGAGACCGATGTCAAGACTCTAGCACGAGCTTACAGTGTTACGCCTGAGGCTATCATTGACTGGGTAGAGCGTTGTGCGGCTAGTCCTGATACGGTTGCCGAGCCTGGCTCGCAAGAGCAGGTAATCGAGGAGGCTCTAGCATACAGTGCCGTAGACATAGCTGTGGAGCGTCACGCTGGCGTCATTAGCAAGGTCTACACGCCGATAGGCGAGATGTTTACCCTCGTTGGCAAAGACTTGACGCAGGTGCCTCGACTCATTGGCATCGGTGGCGCACTGATCAACAGCACTGATCCAGCTCGTATCCTCTCGGGAAGCCGCTTTAACCCTCAGAGATACGAGTATGCGAAGCCCAAGGAGCCGCAGTTTTACTTAGACAAGCGCTACATCATAGCGAGCATGGGACTACTCAGTCAGGTAGCTCCCGAGGTGGCTCTCACGATCTTGCAGCGAGAGGTACTACCTATATAA
- a CDS encoding methylaspartate ammonia-lyase, with the protein MKIKKVVCAPGKTGFFFDDQKAIKKGAKNDGAFYSGDPVTPGFTSVRQAGESISVLFILEDGSIAHGDCAAVQYSGAGGRDPLFLAENFIPVIMKEIAPLYEGKEITTFRKMADLVDKHVNADGKKYHTAIRYGVTQACLDAVAKSQHKLMAQVVADEYGTKISDTMVPIFSQSGDDRYLNVDKMIMKEVGVLPHALFNNVETKVGLKGEKIKEYLQWLRDRIVTKRQNPNYQPAIHIDVYGTLSIVFNNDFQRIADYLNELSEIVAPFELRVEGPVDMDGREPQIEALAKIRELLDAKGSKCQIVADEWCNTLEDIIAFSERKAGHMVQIKTPDLGGVNNAIEAVLYCKQHNMRAYLGGTCNETNRSAEVCANIAMATSPCQCLAKPGMGVDEGYMIIFNEMSRVLALKDVLK; encoded by the coding sequence ATGAAGATCAAGAAGGTAGTCTGTGCCCCAGGCAAGACAGGATTCTTCTTTGACGACCAGAAGGCCATCAAGAAGGGCGCTAAAAACGATGGAGCTTTTTACTCTGGCGACCCCGTGACTCCAGGCTTTACGTCTGTACGTCAGGCAGGTGAGTCCATCTCTGTCCTCTTTATCCTAGAGGATGGCTCTATAGCTCATGGTGACTGTGCTGCTGTACAGTACTCAGGGGCCGGTGGTCGTGATCCACTGTTCCTCGCTGAGAACTTTATCCCCGTTATCATGAAGGAGATCGCTCCGCTCTATGAGGGCAAGGAGATAACCACGTTCCGCAAGATGGCCGACCTCGTTGACAAGCATGTCAATGCAGACGGTAAGAAGTACCACACGGCAATCCGCTACGGTGTCACACAGGCTTGTCTAGACGCTGTCGCTAAGAGCCAGCACAAGCTCATGGCGCAGGTTGTCGCTGACGAGTATGGTACGAAGATATCAGACACGATGGTCCCCATCTTCTCGCAGAGTGGCGATGACCGCTATCTCAACGTCGATAAGATGATCATGAAGGAGGTGGGCGTACTGCCACATGCTCTCTTCAATAATGTAGAGACCAAGGTCGGCCTCAAGGGTGAGAAGATCAAGGAGTACCTCCAGTGGCTCCGTGATCGTATCGTCACGAAGCGTCAGAACCCCAACTACCAGCCCGCTATCCATATCGACGTATATGGTACGCTGAGCATCGTCTTCAACAACGACTTCCAGCGCATCGCTGACTATCTGAACGAACTCTCTGAGATCGTTGCTCCCTTCGAGCTTCGTGTCGAGGGTCCAGTAGATATGGATGGTCGTGAGCCACAGATCGAGGCTCTGGCTAAGATCCGTGAGCTACTTGATGCCAAGGGCTCTAAGTGCCAGATCGTCGCTGACGAGTGGTGCAACACGCTCGAGGATATCATCGCTTTCTCTGAGCGCAAGGCTGGACACATGGTTCAGATCAAGACGCCTGACCTTGGTGGTGTCAACAACGCTATCGAGGCTGTCCTCTACTGCAAGCAGCACAACATGCGCGCTTATCTGGGTGGTACTTGCAATGAGACCAACCGCTCAGCAGAGGTTTGCGCCAATATCGCTATGGCTACCTCTCCTTGCCAGTGCCTCGCAAAGCCTGGTATGGGTGTCGATGAGGGATACATGATCATCTTCAACGAGATGAGCCGTGTACTCGCTCTCAAGGATGTGCTAAAGTAG
- a CDS encoding methylaspartate mutase subunit E, whose product MELRNKRIDNDTFYKERKEVLASWPTGKDVNFEEAVEFQKSIPEEKIFGRKLAQADAEGRTLIQPRAGVALYTEHIRLLQFLEEEGGADLLPSTVDSYTRLNRYHEAENGIIKSKESGRSMLNGFPIVNYGTKICRTVTSALKNPVQVRHGTPDARLLTEISIAGGFTSYEGGGISYNIPYSKNFSLEKTIMYWQYTDRLVGMYEEAGVSINREPFGPLTGTLIPPCISNAVAVIETLLAAEQGVKDITVGYGQCGNVIQDVAAIRSLRELTNSYLKQYGYDDVRVTTVFHQWMGGFPQDEAKAFGVISWGSATAALAKATKVIVKTPHEAMGVPTKEANAAGLRATKQVISMLRDQSLVDIPVVEQESDIIVRETKCILDKVFELGKGDLAVGTVAAFEAGVLDIPFAPSRYNAGKVLPARDDNGAVRILDTGHLPFTEDLKAFHREKLEERSRFEHRPVSFQMVIDDVYAIGKGFLVGRP is encoded by the coding sequence ATGGAACTTAGGAACAAGCGCATAGACAACGATACCTTCTACAAGGAGCGCAAGGAGGTTCTCGCCTCATGGCCTACAGGCAAAGATGTCAACTTTGAAGAGGCCGTCGAATTTCAAAAGTCAATCCCCGAGGAGAAGATCTTCGGCCGCAAGCTCGCTCAGGCAGATGCCGAGGGGCGTACGCTCATACAGCCTCGTGCTGGTGTGGCTCTATACACGGAGCATATCAGGCTCCTGCAGTTTCTAGAAGAGGAGGGTGGTGCTGATCTGCTCCCCTCGACGGTCGATAGCTACACACGTCTCAACCGTTATCACGAGGCTGAGAATGGTATCATCAAGAGTAAAGAGTCGGGACGATCTATGCTCAACGGCTTCCCGATCGTCAATTACGGCACGAAGATCTGCCGTACGGTCACCTCTGCACTCAAGAACCCTGTACAGGTGCGCCACGGTACGCCTGATGCGCGTCTTCTTACAGAGATCTCTATCGCTGGAGGCTTTACCTCTTATGAGGGTGGTGGTATCTCGTACAATATCCCTTACTCTAAGAACTTCTCTCTCGAGAAGACGATCATGTACTGGCAGTACACGGATCGCCTCGTAGGTATGTATGAGGAGGCTGGCGTGAGCATCAACCGTGAGCCATTCGGTCCTCTGACCGGTACGCTCATTCCACCCTGTATCTCCAACGCTGTGGCCGTCATCGAGACGCTACTCGCTGCTGAGCAGGGTGTCAAGGACATCACTGTGGGCTATGGGCAGTGCGGTAATGTCATCCAGGATGTCGCAGCTATTCGCTCGCTTCGCGAGTTGACCAATAGCTATCTCAAGCAGTACGGTTACGACGATGTACGTGTCACGACCGTCTTCCACCAGTGGATGGGTGGCTTCCCTCAAGACGAGGCAAAGGCCTTTGGCGTCATCTCGTGGGGCTCAGCTACGGCTGCTCTGGCGAAGGCTACCAAGGTCATTGTCAAGACGCCGCACGAGGCGATGGGCGTCCCCACCAAGGAGGCAAACGCCGCTGGACTACGTGCTACCAAGCAGGTTATCTCTATGCTTCGTGACCAGTCACTCGTAGACATCCCTGTGGTAGAGCAGGAGTCTGACATCATCGTTCGAGAGACGAAGTGCATCCTCGACAAGGTCTTCGAGCTGGGCAAGGGCGATCTAGCTGTCGGCACGGTTGCTGCCTTTGAGGCAGGCGTGCTGGACATCCCCTTTGCGCCTAGTCGTTACAATGCGGGCAAGGTCCTACCGGCTCGTGATGACAATGGTGCGGTACGCATCCTCGATACGGGTCATCTGCCCTTTACGGAAGATCTCAAGGCATTCCACCGTGAGAAGCTCGAGGAGCGTTCACGCTTCGAGCATCGTCCCGTGAGCTTCCAGATGGTTATCGACGATGTCTACGCTATCGGCAAGGGCTTCCTCGTCGGCAGACCGTAA
- a CDS encoding DUF3822 family protein has translation MQQPPALPKDTQTSAVSSLTLRLTADGFVYLHDLSREETEVAAQEGYHTKSQSQFVPVDWSRVSALWGDIIAQHPILSDPEGEVHVLYPASHYVVIPSGMSGEQDVHWWRLTAPIFADEEQYYSDTYALGDGKPSLAVGFSHLLKGFLQRSFVACRFIPTILPFAQRVLRQSSLQTGLSLGVELVEGGCDLVLCQSGDLLRANHYSWPRYRTWQHHLYQVLYFLSKVYLDGSVDHAAPVSIILSDGTAGADSLVSELLQALYRQFTTADWDVSVMPIDYWYA, from the coding sequence ATGCAGCAACCACCAGCACTTCCTAAAGACACACAGACATCTGCCGTCTCATCGCTCACTCTGCGACTGACTGCAGATGGCTTTGTCTATCTACATGATCTCTCAAGGGAAGAAACAGAGGTGGCTGCACAGGAAGGCTATCACACTAAGAGTCAGAGCCAGTTTGTGCCAGTAGACTGGTCTCGTGTCTCGGCTCTGTGGGGAGACATTATCGCACAGCACCCTATCCTCAGTGATCCTGAGGGAGAGGTCCACGTGCTCTACCCCGCCTCTCACTATGTAGTCATACCGAGCGGCATGAGTGGAGAGCAAGATGTACATTGGTGGCGACTGACGGCACCTATCTTTGCCGACGAGGAGCAGTATTATAGCGACACATACGCACTTGGCGATGGTAAGCCTAGTCTGGCTGTGGGCTTTAGTCATCTACTCAAAGGCTTCCTACAGCGTAGCTTTGTAGCTTGTCGGTTTATCCCTACGATCCTACCTTTTGCACAGCGAGTGTTGCGACAGTCGTCGCTTCAGACAGGGCTCTCGCTAGGTGTCGAGCTGGTCGAGGGTGGCTGCGATCTGGTATTATGTCAGTCGGGGGACTTGCTTCGGGCTAATCATTACAGTTGGCCTCGCTACCGCACCTGGCAGCATCATCTCTATCAGGTCCTCTACTTCTTAAGTAAGGTGTACCTAGACGGCTCTGTGGATCATGCAGCTCCTGTATCCATCATACTATCCGATGGGACGGCTGGTGCTGATAGTTTAGTCAGTGAGCTGCTGCAGGCACTCTACCGGCAGTTCACGACTGCCGACTGGGATGTGTCTGTCATGCCGATAGACTATTGGTACGCTTGA
- the rpsU gene encoding 30S ribosomal protein S21, which yields MIIVPIKEGENIERALKRYKRKYNDIGIVRDLRKRQAFQKPSDVNRRMMEKARYVQSLRQEELDA from the coding sequence ATGATAATTGTACCAATCAAGGAGGGCGAAAACATCGAGCGTGCACTCAAGCGTTACAAGCGTAAGTACAACGACATCGGTATCGTTCGTGATCTCCGCAAGCGCCAAGCATTTCAGAAGCCCTCAGACGTCAATCGTCGTATGATGGAGAAGGCTCGCTACGTGCAGTCACTTCGTCAGGAGGAGCTAGACGCTTAA